A stretch of Nilaparvata lugens isolate BPH chromosome 12, ASM1435652v1, whole genome shotgun sequence DNA encodes these proteins:
- the LOC111053958 gene encoding LOW QUALITY PROTEIN: calpain-A (The sequence of the model RefSeq protein was modified relative to this genomic sequence to represent the inferred CDS: substituted 2 bases at 2 genomic stop codons), which translates to MQLKLHGSYEALENGKASEALQDFTGGVTELYKLRDEAPSNLFKIMEKAHERSSLMTCSTGPVENKQPLTPEGLVRTHAYSITEIKLVDIPNETSEIPLLRLRNPWGNEVEWNRAWSDKSPEWQRIPESVKQEMGLTFSYDGEFWMSYRDFAEQFDRLEICNLSPDSLVENVLTEHDKKKWEMSVFEGEWVRGATAGGCRNYPETFCHNPQYIITLNDPDEEDEEDKCTVLVALMQKNRRKMGDECLSIGFAVYHLEGADDLPKPLDRNFFKYNEYVAETRSFTNLREVTARFKLPPGVYCIVPSTFKPNDEGEFLLRVFSETKNHMQXVSXSNSFQCSYVKVDDDEPEKNNATDDNIREFFKKLAGDDMEVNWMELKQILDYSMKADIQPEGFSKDVCRSMIAMLDIDRSGKLGFEEFMKLSAEIRNWKFVYKMYCKEETGYLSAFELRQALNSAGYRLNNHILSILVHRYASKEGKILFDDFVMCAVRLKFMIDQFIFWDTNNTNEATFKIDEWLEITLNS; encoded by the exons ACTACATGGCTCTTACGAAGCGCTAGAAAACGGTAAGGCTTCCGAAGCCTTACAAGATTTCACTGGCGGCGTCACTGAATTATACAAGTTGAGGGACGAAGCACCGTCCAATCTTTtcaaaatcatggaaaaagcaCATGAAAGGTCATCTTTGATGACATGTTCAACTGGT CCTGTTGAGAATAAACAACCTCTAACACCAGAAGGCCTGGTAAGGACACATGCCTACAGTATCACTGAGATAAAGTTGGTAGACATCCCAAATGAAACCAGCGAAATTCCTCTACTAAGGTTAAGAAATCCCTGGGGTAACGAAGTCGAATGGAATCGCGCATGGAGTGACAA ATCACCGGAATGGCAGCGCATTCCAGAGAGTGTGAAGCAGGAGATGGGGCTGACGTTCTCGTATGACGGCGAGTTCTGGATGTCGTACCGGGACTTCGCTGAGCAATTCGACAGACTAGAAATCTGCAATCTGAGCCCGGACTCTCTGGTTGAGAATGTGCTGACTGAGCACGACAAGAAGAAGTGGGAGATGAGTGTGTTCGAGGGAGAGTGGGTGAGAGGAGCAACCGCTGGTGGTTGCAGAAACTATCCGG AAACGTTTTGCCACAATCCTCAATACATCATCACTCTGAATGATCCTGATGAGGAGGACGAGGAAGACAAGTGTACTGTCCTTGTTGCTCTCATGCAGAAGAACAGGCGCAAAATGGGTGATGAGTGTCTATCCATTGGGTTCGCCGTGTACCAT TTGGAAGGCGCAGATGACCTGCCGAAACCGCTGGACCGGAACTTCTTCAAGTACAACGAGTATGTGGCAGAAACGCGGTCATTCACCAACCTGCGTGAAGTGACGGCTCGCTTTAAGCTGCCACCCGGTGTCTACTGCATCGTGCCCTCCACATTCAAACCGAACGACGAGGGTGAGTTCCTACTACGCGTCTTCTCCGAGACCAAGAATCACATGCAGTAAGTATCATAAAGCAATTCATTTCAGTGTTCGTAT GTCAAGGTGGATGATGACGAACCAGAAAAAAATAATGCAACCGATGATAATATCAGAGAATTCTTCAAGAAACTAGCTGGGGATGATATGGAGGTTAACTGGATGGAGCTCAAACAAATTCTTGATTATTCTATGAAAGCcg ATATTCAACCAGAAGGTTTCTCGAAGGATGTGTGCCGCAGTATGATCGCCATGTTGGATATTGACCGGTCTGGCAAACTAGGGTTCGAGGAATTCATGAAGTTGTCAGCTGAAATCAGGAACTGGAAG TTCGTCTACAAGATGTACTGCAAAGAAGAGACAGGCTACCTGAGTGCTTTTGAGCTGAGACAGGCTCTGAATTCGGCCGGATATCGGCTCAACAACCACATTCTGAGCATATTGGTGCACCGCTACGCATCCAAAGAGGGCAAGATATTGTTCGACGACTTTGTGATGTGTGCTGTCAGGCTGAAGTTCATGATAG ATCAATTCATATTTTGGGATACAAACAACACAAATGAGGCAACTTTTAAAATCGATGAGTGGTTGGAGATCACTTTGAACTCATAA